In one Candidatus Nitronereus thalassa genomic region, the following are encoded:
- the thrS gene encoding threonine--tRNA ligase translates to MSVSAEAQKAGVANIEVSVSGNKPKAFPSGITAAEVLKQCGYDHEEVFAVSVNGIPMDLATSLTQNVSLQPVSFSSDEGKEIYRHSSTHIMAQAVKECFPSAQMTIGPAIEEGFFYDFAFDRPFTPEDLEKIEAKALEIIQRDLPVSRQEFSREEAMEFFKGRGEAYKVELIQGFPEGEPVSAYAQGDFVDLCRGPHVASTGQIKALKLLTSAGAYWRGDERNPMLQRIYGTSFPSQEELDAHIANLEEIKRRDHRKLGKELDLFSVQDETGPGLILWHPKGALIRLLIENFWRDQHVKHGYEMVYSPHVARLDLWKTSGHVDFYKDNMFAPMTVEASEYQLKPMNCPFHIMVYKSHLRSYRELPIRYGELGTVYRYERSGVLHGLMRVRGFTQDDAHIFCRPDQIEAEVRQVLDFTMFVLRHFGFTEFEMYLSTRPEKAVGALDKWDQATNALEAALKGGGFQYKIDPGEGVFYGPKIDLKIRDALGRAWQCSTVQIDFNNPERFGLTYVGEDGKTHQPIMIHRALLGSIERFFGILVEHFAGAFPAWLAPVQIKILPITDKQAEYAGQVRDQLRASGFRVEVDDRNEKVGLKIREAETGKVPYMLVVGKRESEAHQVSVRKRGEGDLGAKTIHEVIDLIGNDMPSEELTTSSIQG, encoded by the coding sequence ATGTCTGTTTCAGCTGAAGCTCAAAAGGCCGGTGTGGCCAACATAGAAGTGTCCGTCTCGGGGAACAAACCTAAGGCATTCCCTTCTGGAATCACCGCCGCAGAAGTTTTAAAGCAATGTGGTTACGACCACGAGGAGGTGTTTGCCGTATCCGTTAATGGTATCCCCATGGATTTGGCAACCTCGTTAACTCAAAATGTCTCTCTTCAACCCGTTAGTTTTTCCTCTGATGAGGGCAAAGAAATTTACCGTCACAGTAGCACCCATATCATGGCTCAGGCTGTGAAAGAATGCTTCCCTTCGGCTCAAATGACTATCGGTCCTGCTATCGAAGAAGGATTTTTTTACGATTTTGCCTTCGATCGCCCCTTTACTCCTGAAGATTTAGAAAAAATTGAAGCCAAAGCTCTGGAGATTATTCAACGGGATCTCCCAGTGTCTCGTCAGGAATTCTCCCGAGAAGAAGCCATGGAATTTTTCAAAGGCAGGGGAGAAGCCTACAAGGTCGAACTGATCCAGGGGTTCCCAGAGGGTGAACCTGTATCTGCCTATGCCCAGGGCGATTTCGTCGATCTGTGCCGTGGGCCCCATGTCGCTTCCACCGGTCAGATCAAAGCCCTCAAGCTTCTGACCAGCGCTGGGGCATATTGGCGAGGTGATGAACGAAACCCAATGCTTCAGCGGATTTACGGGACATCGTTTCCCTCACAAGAGGAACTCGATGCCCATATTGCCAACTTGGAAGAAATCAAGCGACGAGACCACAGGAAATTAGGGAAAGAACTTGACCTGTTTAGTGTGCAAGATGAGACCGGTCCTGGGTTAATCCTGTGGCATCCCAAGGGCGCGTTAATTCGTTTATTGATTGAGAATTTTTGGCGAGACCAGCATGTGAAACATGGATATGAGATGGTGTACTCCCCCCATGTTGCCCGGCTGGACCTATGGAAAACCAGCGGACATGTGGACTTTTACAAAGACAACATGTTCGCGCCCATGACCGTCGAAGCCAGCGAATACCAGTTGAAGCCCATGAATTGCCCGTTCCATATCATGGTGTATAAATCGCATTTGCGAAGCTATCGAGAGTTGCCGATTCGCTATGGCGAACTGGGAACGGTCTATCGGTATGAGCGGTCTGGGGTCCTGCATGGCCTCATGAGGGTGCGAGGATTTACCCAAGACGATGCCCATATTTTCTGCCGGCCTGATCAAATTGAAGCCGAGGTGCGGCAAGTGCTGGACTTCACCATGTTTGTCCTACGACATTTTGGATTTACGGAATTTGAGATGTACTTATCCACTCGTCCCGAAAAAGCCGTGGGGGCTTTGGATAAATGGGATCAAGCGACCAATGCACTAGAAGCCGCCCTGAAAGGAGGAGGCTTCCAGTATAAAATTGATCCAGGCGAAGGGGTATTTTATGGACCGAAGATTGATTTGAAAATCCGAGATGCTCTGGGAAGAGCCTGGCAATGCTCCACCGTGCAGATAGATTTTAATAATCCTGAACGATTTGGCTTGACGTATGTTGGCGAAGATGGGAAAACTCATCAGCCGATCATGATTCATCGAGCCCTCCTGGGATCGATTGAACGCTTCTTCGGAATTTTAGTCGAACATTTTGCCGGTGCCTTTCCTGCGTGGCTCGCGCCGGTTCAAATAAAGATTTTGCCCATTACTGATAAACAAGCGGAATATGCGGGCCAGGTCCGTGACCAATTGCGGGCCTCTGGATTTCGTGTTGAAGTGGATGACCGCAACGAAAAAGTCGGGCTCAAGATTCGGGAAGCCGAAACTGGAAAGGTACCATACATGTTAGTGGTAGGAAAACGAGAGAGTGAAGCCCATCAAGTGTCCGTCCGAAAACGAGGCGAGGGGGACCTTGGGGCAAAGACCATACATGAGGTTATCGATTTGATTGGAAATGATATGCCTTCAGAAGAATTGACCACTTCCTCTATTCAAGGATGA
- the infC gene encoding translation initiation factor IF-3 — translation MSRTVVAKHRVNHLIRNPEVRVIGPEGEQLGVLKTSEALKQAREAGYDLVEVAPNSEPPVCRIMDFGKFKYEQSKKEHKIRQHQKSTQVKEIKLRPRTDKHDLETKIRHIREFIAEGNKTKVTVMFRGREMANQELGRAAMGKIVEEVNEFGIIESPPRMEGRNLYMIVAPKH, via the coding sequence ATGAGTCGGACGGTCGTAGCGAAACATCGTGTCAATCACCTGATTCGGAATCCCGAAGTTCGGGTTATTGGTCCTGAGGGTGAACAGCTCGGAGTACTGAAGACCTCCGAGGCACTTAAGCAGGCCAGAGAGGCGGGCTATGATTTGGTTGAGGTGGCTCCCAATTCCGAGCCGCCGGTGTGCCGGATCATGGATTTTGGGAAGTTCAAGTACGAGCAAAGTAAAAAAGAACATAAAATTCGGCAGCACCAAAAGTCGACCCAGGTTAAGGAGATCAAGCTCAGACCGAGAACCGATAAGCACGATCTCGAAACGAAAATTCGGCATATCCGAGAGTTTATTGCCGAAGGCAATAAAACCAAGGTAACGGTCATGTTCCGTGGACGCGAAATGGCTAATCAAGAACTCGGACGTGCGGCCATGGGAAAAATCGTTGAAGAGGTGAATGAGTTTGGTATCATTGAAAGCCCTCCAAGGATGGAAGGGCGAAATCTCTATATGATCGTAGCACCTAAGCATTAG
- the rplT gene encoding 50S ribosomal protein L20: MPRVKGGPQTRRRRNRRLKLAKGQYGGKSKLFRTATESVDKGQAYAYAGRKHRKRDFRRLWITRISAAVKAHGLSYSKFMNALKNANVLLNRKMLSEMAIHDEAGFKSLTDMAKTNLGKAAA, encoded by the coding sequence ATGCCACGCGTAAAAGGAGGCCCCCAAACCCGCCGCCGAAGAAACAGAAGACTGAAATTGGCGAAAGGGCAGTATGGGGGAAAGAGCAAACTATTTCGGACAGCTACGGAATCCGTTGATAAAGGCCAGGCCTATGCCTATGCCGGACGCAAACATCGGAAACGTGATTTTCGCCGGTTGTGGATTACCCGTATCTCGGCAGCTGTCAAGGCCCATGGCCTTTCCTATAGCAAATTCATGAATGCGTTGAAGAACGCGAATGTGCTTTTGAATCGCAAGATGCTCTCTGAAATGGCGATTCATGATGAAGCAGGATTTAAATCTTTGACTGATATGGCCAAGACTAATTTAGGCAAAGCTGCTGCATAA
- the pheT gene encoding phenylalanine--tRNA ligase subunit beta, with the protein MPTISIFQKDFEALVGQSTSIDQIETWLTLVKGELKDHTPATGEIRVELQDSNRPDLWCVEGIARQIRIKLQKTPASYPFLQTKSRPKRKITVTKGMENVRPFVAACCATKYQVTEEGLTQLIQVQEKLADIYGHKRQTVSIGLYRLPKIQFPVTYGLVKPEEARFTPLGLSEQLTLKEILTVHPKGIEYSPILADHTSLPLLWDKEGQILSFPPIINSREIGEVQIGDSELMVEVTGTDLRMVLLTLNIFAANLADRGADIEPIEVVYPYATEWGKTLRTPCDISEVQKVPLCAIESALGLPMGAETVHQALTAYGYQVKSSRHILAVRLPSYRSDLMHPIDVAEDVAISRGYETFAPIMPSQFTVGALSVLEQTSDDIRDQMIGMGFQEMFSNILMSHEDLVERMNLIPSEHPVVEVDNVMSLNYSCLRSWILPSLLRIETASPRAFYPHRLFEIGEVAVPNLSLELGSKTIIKIAGLVAHPNANFSEIHTSLDVLMYYLLQDYTLEPTTHRSFLDGRVGKIMVGGQSIGLIGELHPEVLEAWQISMPISAFELEVDVLVREERER; encoded by the coding sequence ATGCCAACGATTTCTATTTTCCAAAAAGATTTTGAGGCGCTTGTTGGGCAGTCGACTTCGATTGACCAAATCGAAACCTGGTTGACCCTGGTGAAAGGTGAACTCAAGGATCACACGCCAGCCACGGGTGAAATTCGGGTGGAGCTGCAAGACAGCAACCGCCCCGATCTGTGGTGCGTGGAGGGTATTGCTCGACAAATTCGAATTAAACTTCAGAAAACTCCGGCTTCCTACCCCTTTCTCCAAACCAAGTCTCGGCCCAAACGAAAAATCACCGTGACTAAAGGCATGGAAAACGTTCGGCCATTCGTGGCCGCATGTTGCGCCACAAAATATCAGGTGACGGAAGAAGGGTTGACTCAACTCATCCAAGTCCAAGAAAAACTCGCGGATATTTATGGTCACAAACGCCAGACCGTCTCCATCGGTTTATACCGTCTACCGAAAATTCAATTCCCAGTCACCTATGGATTGGTCAAGCCGGAGGAAGCACGATTTACTCCTCTTGGACTTTCTGAACAGTTAACCCTCAAAGAAATTTTGACAGTTCATCCCAAAGGGATTGAATACAGCCCTATCTTGGCCGACCATACTTCACTTCCTTTATTGTGGGACAAAGAAGGGCAGATTCTTTCGTTTCCTCCCATTATCAATAGCCGAGAAATTGGCGAAGTCCAAATTGGGGATTCCGAACTGATGGTTGAAGTGACGGGAACCGATTTGCGGATGGTGTTGTTGACGCTCAACATCTTTGCTGCCAATTTGGCCGATCGAGGCGCAGACATTGAACCCATTGAGGTGGTGTATCCCTATGCCACCGAATGGGGGAAAACTCTTCGGACGCCTTGCGATATTAGCGAGGTTCAAAAAGTGCCGCTTTGCGCCATCGAATCAGCCTTAGGACTGCCCATGGGAGCGGAAACCGTTCACCAGGCCTTGACGGCCTATGGATATCAAGTGAAATCCAGTCGACATATCCTCGCGGTGCGGTTGCCCAGCTATCGAAGCGATTTGATGCATCCTATTGATGTGGCAGAGGATGTGGCCATTTCTCGCGGGTATGAGACCTTTGCGCCTATCATGCCCTCGCAATTTACTGTTGGCGCGCTCTCCGTTCTTGAACAAACGTCTGACGATATTCGCGATCAGATGATTGGCATGGGCTTCCAGGAAATGTTCTCGAATATTTTGATGTCCCATGAAGATCTTGTAGAACGCATGAATCTTATACCCTCGGAACACCCGGTGGTGGAAGTCGATAATGTCATGTCACTCAATTATTCCTGTCTTCGATCCTGGATACTTCCTTCGCTCCTTCGCATCGAAACCGCGTCTCCACGGGCGTTCTACCCGCATCGCTTATTTGAAATCGGGGAAGTCGCGGTGCCCAATCTGAGCCTCGAGTTGGGGTCGAAAACTATCATAAAGATTGCTGGGTTGGTCGCACATCCCAACGCCAATTTTTCAGAAATTCATACGAGCCTTGATGTCCTGATGTACTATCTGCTGCAGGACTACACTCTCGAGCCCACCACACACCGCTCGTTCTTAGACGGCCGGGTAGGGAAGATTATGGTTGGAGGACAATCGATCGGATTGATCGGCGAGCTTCACCCTGAGGTCCTGGAAGCCTGGCAAATCTCCATGCCTATCTCAGCGTTTGAACTCGAAGTGGATGTGTTGGTGAGAGAAGAACGCGAACGCTGA
- the rpmI gene encoding 50S ribosomal protein L35: MARQKLKSHSGAAKRFHRTGTGKFKRRKAGLRHILTTKNAKRKSRLNDSVVVAKVDQTALARLLPYS, encoded by the coding sequence ATGGCTCGACAGAAATTAAAAAGTCACTCTGGAGCGGCAAAACGGTTCCACCGGACCGGCACAGGAAAGTTTAAGCGACGCAAAGCTGGATTGCGTCATATTTTGACCACCAAAAATGCCAAGCGCAAAAGCCGTTTGAATGACAGCGTCGTGGTTGCCAAGGTTGACCAGACCGCTTTGGCCAGACTGTTGCCTTATTCGTAA